From Chloroflexota bacterium, one genomic window encodes:
- a CDS encoding GNAT family N-acetyltransferase: MRSEDVDSVAHVLTQAFAPPPGASPTGLRVLISNGMASRWQAQCAGAWVVDAPGFGPVGAVFAVVEPDVGWIGGLGVHPAYRGVGVGRALTTAALEFLEGVGCAMVGLEASPNDGVALGAYARRGLRPVDVTLRLRADAASLATLGRAAELEVRPLDPRIGSDEPMTDGSGGSETRPYTCRRAAAVPLSDAAFIALGPGAWLVCDPEAVPVGEVLEARVGYMGYDGHSVAAACRGLGRLAVARQLRYVELNLPVGSGEALPTMSRLGFQTVASTVRLARPAAAYRQASDDGVVLGRWSL; encoded by the coding sequence ATGCGGTCGGAGGACGTCGACTCGGTAGCGCATGTGCTCACGCAGGCGTTTGCGCCGCCGCCCGGCGCCAGCCCCACGGGCCTCCGCGTCCTCATCTCGAACGGCATGGCGAGCCGCTGGCAGGCGCAATGCGCCGGGGCGTGGGTGGTCGACGCGCCCGGATTCGGACCCGTGGGCGCGGTCTTCGCCGTCGTCGAGCCGGATGTCGGCTGGATCGGCGGACTCGGGGTTCATCCGGCGTATCGCGGCGTGGGCGTGGGACGCGCGCTGACGACGGCGGCGCTTGAGTTCCTGGAAGGCGTCGGCTGCGCCATGGTCGGCCTGGAAGCGTCGCCGAACGATGGCGTGGCGCTGGGCGCCTATGCCCGGCGCGGCCTGCGGCCGGTGGACGTGACCCTGCGCCTGCGGGCGGATGCAGCCTCGTTGGCGACATTGGGCAGGGCGGCGGAGCTTGAGGTTCGGCCCTTGGATCCTCGAATTGGCTCAGATGAACCGATGACTGACGGATCGGGCGGGTCTGAGACCCGCCCCTACACCTGCCGGCGGGCGGCGGCGGTTCCCCTGTCGGATGCCGCCTTCATAGCGCTGGGGCCGGGCGCGTGGCTCGTCTGCGATCCCGAGGCGGTTCCTGTCGGCGAGGTCCTAGAGGCGCGAGTCGGGTACATGGGGTACGACGGTCACTCGGTGGCGGCCGCGTGCCGTGGCCTGGGGCGCCTGGCCGTGGCCCGGCAGTTGCGTTATGTCGAGTTGAATCTTCCCGTGGGGTCGGGAGAGGCGCTGCCCACCATGTCGCGGCTCGGATTTCAAACGGTCGCCAGCACGGTGCGGCTGGCGCGGCCGGCGGCGGCTTATCGGCAGGCGTCGGACGATGGGGTGGTGCTGGGGCGATGGTCGCTCTAA
- a CDS encoding methyltransferase domain-containing protein — protein sequence MSTPDAYASIAELYAAEHDDWDYDLPLYAHLAERVGGPILDLACGTARVGTALAAAGFEVHGVDASPALLAIARRRAEERGLEVELEQGDMRRLSSRVRFGAVFCALDSFLHLASMQDQLDTLEGVSGVLEPGGILCVDVFNPTLDRLAAWDGVLRTQGSFRDAEGTAVTHFVSWVVDPGTQRIDALHTYDSLSADGHVQRRVSRMPLRYVHRFELELALRCAGFDRIETYGTWALDPFDGEGDRLIAVATKL from the coding sequence GTGAGCACGCCTGACGCCTACGCGTCCATTGCCGAGCTTTATGCGGCCGAGCATGACGACTGGGACTACGATCTCCCGCTGTACGCCCACCTGGCCGAGCGCGTCGGCGGACCGATTCTGGATTTGGCCTGCGGCACCGCGCGCGTGGGCACGGCTCTGGCGGCGGCTGGATTCGAGGTGCACGGGGTCGACGCGTCGCCGGCGCTCCTGGCTATCGCGCGCCGACGAGCGGAGGAGCGTGGCCTGGAAGTCGAACTCGAGCAGGGCGACATGCGGCGCTTGTCGTCGCGCGTCCGATTCGGCGCGGTCTTCTGCGCGCTGGATTCATTCCTGCACCTGGCGTCCATGCAGGATCAGCTCGACACGCTGGAAGGCGTGAGCGGCGTGCTCGAGCCGGGAGGAATCCTGTGCGTGGACGTCTTCAATCCCACGCTCGATCGGCTGGCGGCGTGGGACGGCGTGCTCCGGACCCAGGGCAGCTTCAGGGACGCCGAAGGAACGGCGGTGACGCATTTCGTGTCGTGGGTGGTGGACCCCGGCACGCAGCGCATCGACGCACTGCACACCTACGACTCGCTCAGTGCCGACGGCCACGTGCAGCGCCGCGTAAGCCGCATGCCCCTGCGCTACGTACATCGATTCGAGCTGGAGCTGGCCCTGCGCTGCGCCGGATTCGACCGGATCGAAACCTACGGCACCTGGGCTCTCGACCCGTTCGACGGCGAAGGCGACCGCCTCATCGCGGTCGCGACCAAGCTGTAG